AAGGTCGTCGTCGACCCCGCGTACCGAGGCCGTGGCCTCGGGCACCGCATCATGAGCGAGCTCGAGTCACGGGCGGCCGCCCGCGGCGCCCCGCGGGTCGTTCTCGACACCGGGCCGAGGCAGCCCGATGCCGTCGCGCTATACGAGTCGCGAGGCTTCGCGCGCATCCCTCCGTTCCCGCCATACACGTCGGTGCCGCGCGCGATGTGTTTCGAGAAACTCGTCGGCGGGGTCGGCCCGGCGAGTGCGACCGCTCCATGACTGGCCCAGCGGCCGCGAGCGAGCCGACGGAACTGCGCGTGCTCGCCTCCGGCGAGTGGCGAGCGCGGGCCGAGGCGCACGCGCGGCGAGCTGACGCGTTCTCGGCGGGCTGGCGCTCTCGACGGCCGAAACAGCTCCCGCACGCGATCGACGACTTCCTCTTCACCTACTACCCGACCAAGCCGGGCAAGCTGCGCCGGTGGCATCCCGGAGCGGGCGTCGCGCTCGCGGGCGCAGACGAGCGCGCGGCCTGGCGCGACTACCGGGCGGTGGGGATGCAGGATGCTCGGGGCCGCGCGGTGGGCGATCGTGCCGTCACCGTCGACGCGACGGCGGTGCTCGGTCGCGAGCATGTCCAGGCCGGCTGGATCGAAGGCCTGATCCGGCGCACCCGCGACCGCGAGGCGCGGTTCGGCTGCTTCGGCCTACACGAGTGGGCCATGGTGTACCGGCAGCGGCCCGACGAGGTGCGTCACGAGTTGCCGTTGAGACTCGGGCACGACGGCACTGATGCGGTCGTCGAGGCGAACGACATCGCGTGCACCCACTTCGACGCCTACCGCTTCTTCACCCCGGCCGCCGAGCCGCGCAACCGGTTCCGCCCAACGCGCGCGGAGCAGCCCGAGCTCGAGCAGTCGGGTTGCCTGCACGCCAACATGGATCTCTACAGGTGGGCCATGCGCTTCGGCCCGATCGTCCCGGGAG
This sequence is a window from Pseudoclavibacter endophyticus. Protein-coding genes within it:
- a CDS encoding 3-methyladenine DNA glycosylase, whose amino-acid sequence is MTGPAAASEPTELRVLASGEWRARAEAHARRADAFSAGWRSRRPKQLPHAIDDFLFTYYPTKPGKLRRWHPGAGVALAGADERAAWRDYRAVGMQDARGRAVGDRAVTVDATAVLGREHVQAGWIEGLIRRTRDREARFGCFGLHEWAMVYRQRPDEVRHELPLRLGHDGTDAVVEANDIACTHFDAYRFFTPAAEPRNRFRPTRAEQPELEQSGCLHANMDLYRWAMRFGPIVPGELLLDAFELARDVRELDMRASPYDVSEYGLEPVAIETREGKREYAAAQRTFATRGDELRVRLLAAIERARAFAGDASPGTRAIPPRRGVVVTPASAPR